The window GAAGACACTGGAGAGACCGCTTCGAGTTCAAGACCACAGACTTTGGTATCATTGTAGGACTTGGCACGCAAATGACATTTTCCGAAGCAATGATAATCAAGGCAGAATTGCTATACACCGAGGGCATTCGATCTATTAACAAAACCGCGCCCTATGATCCTAACTTCAATGCAGAAACCAGTATCAAAAACCGAGCGATCTCCGCCTGTGTCGGCCTCGGTTTTCCTTATGGGCGAAGAACGGGAGGTTAAAATGGACTCTGTCATGTCAACATGTATTCGCAGGATCCTCGCGGTAGCAATAGCTACTGGCGTGATGGGAAGCCCTATATGGGGGCAGGAGATTGAGACGGCTGTGACCTCATTTGTGATAGGCGGCGTGACACTCCAGGAAGATGTGAAGAATCCACCCGTGCCGAGTGGGATGCAAAAATTTGAGATTACATATAACACGCCCATAACGCGCGAGCAGGAGGAGGAGAAATTCAGGTACGGGATTGCAGGTTTGCAGATTAACTCATATCCTTTTGAATTTGCCATGTCGTTCTACAATGCCACGCAAGGGACAGGTGTGGCGGTCAGTGAAGACCGCATGACATTGACAGGGATGGTTGACCTGCCCGCAGGTGCGACCTATCAGATGCTTATTGGCCGTTCGGAAGCCGTTCCTATTGCCGAGCAGCAACAGTATTTTTGGGGCACGGCAGAATTGCCAGATTCCGAAATTTCTGGTAGGGCTATTTTGCCAGAGGGTGTTGTACCGCTTACAATGGGAGAGGGTGGGGCTGCCCTGATTGACCCTCAACGATATTTAGAAGCTCTGGAGAGTGAACTGGACTTTGACCTGTTTCAGCTTGCCATTGTTCGCATTACAGATTTCAATGAGCAGTTGGAATACAGGTTGAAGCATGTGCCTGACGGGGCTTATGCGATGATTGCGTTTCAAGAGGTGACTGATGCACAGGGAAACAGGGAAGATGTGGGCATTTTGAAAGGGATAAACGCCCTGACAGGCGGTGTTGATTCCACAGCACTCGTTCAGGTTGTCAATGGTCAGAGCGTAACGGGTTTGCAAATCATGTTGGAAGGGGAACCGGAAGTTATTGATCTCTCAGAAGTCCGCATTGGTAGCATCGATGCTGAAAGCCATTCGTTTTCTGTCCAGTTTCCTTATCGTCGCCCAAATATGACTGTGGATGCGTCACAGGCTCTCATTGTCAACATCCAGAAGTCTATTCAGGATATTGTCCCGGTATTTCTGTCTGGTAACTTCGATGACTTTCTCAACTTTGTGATCCCTTTTTCAGACTTGATGAAAGGCGATCTCATCTCCATTTTTGGCACGTCTATTTCCGAGACTGAAATGCAAGCGATACTGGTGATACGCCACGGGAAACGCTCTGATTTCAATGGCGATGGCAATGTCGATTTTACCGATTTCTTATTTTTCGCTAATGCCTTCGGCACAAGAGACATATTTCCCGGCTACGTCGCTGAGGCTGACCTGGATGGCGATGGTCAGGTTGATTTTCCAGACTTTTTAATCTTTGTCAGTGACTTCGAGGGGTAGAAATGTGCTGAACCTACCCCTGAATTGCACAAACAAATTGCACATAAAAGCCGCCTGAACGCTTCCCGCCCGACGCCCCCGGTAATCCCAAAAATGAAAAGAGCGAGTCCTTTTTTGGCTCGCTCTTTTTTTGTTTAAAATGCTTCGTTGTGCTGCGCGGAGCATAATTTAATGCGGCTCGTTGACACCCTTTTAGATTTGGGCTATATTGCAAAATAAGAAGTGGAAATTACCCTGCGTTCAGTAGCGCAGCCAAAAGTAGAGCGGAAGAATGAGTTACGCGCCCTGTTAAAGAAGACGCAATCACTTCCCCAAGTTCAAACTCTCACAGAAGAGGATATTCTTGCTGAGATTGAAGCCTATCGGAATTTTTCGTATCAGCCAACTGCTGATCGCTGAATACTATCCTATAGTTACACATGACCTGATGTGAAACAAAAGGCAATACGATGCTGGACCAATCAACCTTAGACGACATCATCCGGCGCATTGTAGAGGTCGCTCATCCGGAGAAGATCATTCTCTTTGGATCCGCCGCGAGGGGCGACCTGAGCCGCCATAGCGACGTTGACCTGCTCGTCGTAAAGGACGACAGCGATCCGTGGACTGTTATGGGAGACATCTACGGAAACCTGCGCGGCGTTGGCGTAGCAGTGGATGCAATCGTGGTCACGCCAGGGCAGATGGAACGTTACAAGGATAGTCACGCACTGGTGATCAAGCCTGCACTGCGAGAGGGAAGGGTCATATATGAAGCCGCCTGAACGCTCTATGCGACGGCGGCACGCTATCCTGGTATAGAGCAACCCGTCTCCGAACAGCACTACTTAGAAGCGGTGGAAATCGCCGAAGCTGTCGTCCGCTGGGCTGAGGAGCGGATATAACATGAATCAGGAGGGGATTTCATCTCCTGCGGAATCGTCCTATGTGACCTCAGAAATCAATAAAATGAAAAGAGCGAGTCTTTTTTGGCTCGCTCTTTTTTTCCTAAAATACTTCATTGTGCTGCGCGGGGCATAATTTAATACGGCTCATTGACACCCTTTTGGATTTGGGCTATATTGCACAAAATATCATCCACAAAAGTTCGCCCGAAGCTGATTGAGGCGGGTATAGAAGTGTTCCCCAGTCCGTCATGGGTCGAAAAATCCGAGTGGTGGAATCTGTATCCCAGATGGCGGCACCAACACCCAGAGGTAAACATTGAAACCACACGTTACATTGGAGTCTAAGCGATATGGAAAATGGAAATTATCGAGATAGAATTGCGGTTGATCCTCAGATTCATTTTGGTAAGCCTTGTGTTGCAGGAACCCGGATTCCCGTAGTTGATGTTCTCGAATTGGTGCGTGAAGGCATCTCGTTTAAGACGATCCTCTCTAATTATTTCCCCGACCTTCAAGAAGACGACATACGCGCTTGCATCCATTGGACTGAAATCGCTCGTTACGCGATATGTCGAGATAAATCCTAAATGAGCGTAATCTTCAATATCCAGGAACCTCAACTTCCGCAACTCAAAAGACTTTGCAATTAAAAAAATGCCCAAAACCAACGAAATCGCCTTCAATGTCCGGTTATTAGATGTACTACAGACCAAGCATCCACGCTGGCGCGATCATGTCGGTGTAGAGCAACGGGATGTACTCCGTGAGACCGCCCTACAACCGGATATTGTCATTCGTCCTCCAGGCGGTGTACCAGTCATTATCGAGACAGAGTTTATGCCAGCGCGTAGCGTCGAAGCAGACGCTAAGGCTCGTTTGGGGAAATTCTTGGAGTACAATGGCGACTTGATAGAGCAGACTATAGCTGTCCAAGTCCCACAAGAACTGAGCCGTGCGCCGCAGAAAGACCTGGAGCGGCTAATCGAAGCCGCTGAGTTCCG is drawn from Gemmatimonadota bacterium and contains these coding sequences:
- a CDS encoding nucleotidyltransferase domain-containing protein produces the protein MLDQSTLDDIIRRIVEVAHPEKIILFGSAARGDLSRHSDVDLLVVKDDSDPWTVMGDIYGNLRGVGVAVDAIVVTPGQMERYKDSHALVIKPALREGRVIYEAA
- a CDS encoding DUF433 domain-containing protein, whose amino-acid sequence is MENGNYRDRIAVDPQIHFGKPCVAGTRIPVVDVLELVREGISFKTILSNYFPDLQEDDIRACIHWTEIARYAICRDKS